In the Deinococcus yavapaiensis KR-236 genome, one interval contains:
- a CDS encoding HEAT repeat domain-containing protein, whose amino-acid sequence MNHARIDFIHSRLAEARRQSRDVFGSGAHHFHLGPPLGEADVAAFEAQHGVRLPDAYRDFLVHVGNGGAGQDYGLYSLHEAAQEGRVDRPSPLHPNMPDGVDWRVALHLPEDSDAIYDGFVTLLTQGCTFDVLLIVSGAHQGRIVYVDWNLTSPPFFSPFPDFLTWYETWLRELLAGYDMNGFGWGLPLLEPDLVNVVRTAAQDVEVRRAALSTLLRAPTLDVALLSVLRGALDVEVDAHVATSLLTLLAKHGVHDVAATAWTWLPRVQEHDLVRLVEVLRVLDAPNWTRAALDVLKRDEHADASQRVLFTLQRHDAVTPDVVKVAWTSRHAEVITTGLYVNHEQAHPLPVPEEFLQHESERVRRRAVEYATDADLTPIVPRVLVLLSEERVAYVRQGWVLRLGKLKEPVVRGALVRRLGEEPNADVRSALLRVMEQGRYREAVYALIALTHDEDGVLRLEAARALGKLGHPAAIPALQALLTQHERPMRAFDGETLGASGYGITIANVAHDALHAIEHASRERRGEAGSS is encoded by the coding sequence ATGAATCACGCGCGCATCGACTTCATTCACTCCCGCCTTGCCGAGGCGCGCCGTCAATCACGTGACGTGTTCGGCTCGGGCGCGCACCACTTCCATCTCGGCCCACCGCTCGGCGAGGCGGACGTCGCCGCGTTCGAAGCGCAGCACGGCGTTCGCCTGCCCGACGCGTACCGTGACTTCCTCGTGCACGTCGGCAACGGCGGCGCCGGGCAAGACTACGGCTTGTACTCGCTGCACGAAGCCGCGCAGGAAGGCCGCGTGGACCGACCGTCCCCGCTGCACCCGAACATGCCCGACGGCGTGGACTGGCGCGTCGCATTGCACCTCCCCGAGGACAGCGACGCCATCTACGACGGGTTCGTGACACTCCTGACGCAAGGCTGCACCTTCGACGTGCTGCTGATCGTGTCGGGCGCGCATCAAGGCAGGATCGTGTACGTCGACTGGAACCTCACGTCGCCGCCGTTCTTCTCGCCCTTCCCGGACTTCTTGACGTGGTACGAAACGTGGCTGCGAGAATTGCTCGCCGGGTACGACATGAACGGCTTCGGGTGGGGCTTGCCGCTGCTGGAACCCGACCTCGTGAACGTCGTGCGGACCGCCGCGCAGGATGTCGAGGTGCGGCGCGCGGCCCTCAGCACACTGCTGCGCGCGCCAACGCTGGACGTCGCGTTGCTGAGCGTTCTTCGCGGTGCGCTGGACGTGGAGGTGGACGCGCACGTCGCGACGTCGCTGCTCACGCTCCTGGCGAAGCACGGCGTGCACGACGTGGCCGCAACCGCGTGGACGTGGCTGCCACGCGTGCAGGAGCATGACCTCGTGCGCCTCGTCGAAGTGCTGCGCGTGCTTGACGCGCCGAACTGGACGCGCGCCGCTCTGGACGTGCTGAAGCGCGATGAGCACGCCGACGCCTCTCAACGCGTGCTGTTCACGTTGCAGCGGCACGACGCCGTGACACCGGACGTCGTCAAGGTCGCGTGGACCTCGCGGCACGCCGAAGTCATCACGACCGGGTTGTACGTCAACCACGAGCAAGCGCACCCCCTGCCGGTCCCTGAGGAATTCTTGCAGCACGAAAGCGAGCGGGTGCGTCGCCGTGCCGTGGAGTACGCGACGGACGCGGACCTCACGCCGATCGTGCCGCGCGTGCTGGTGTTGCTGAGCGAGGAGCGCGTGGCGTACGTGCGGCAAGGCTGGGTGTTGCGCCTCGGCAAATTGAAGGAGCCTGTGGTGCGCGGCGCGCTCGTCCGCCGGCTGGGCGAGGAACCGAACGCAGACGTACGCTCGGCATTACTGCGCGTGATGGAGCAAGGGCGGTACCGGGAAGCCGTGTACGCGCTGATCGCCTTGACGCACGACGAGGATGGCGTGCTGCGCCTCGAAGCGGCGCGCGCCCTCGGAAAGCTCGGGCATCCAGCGGCCATTCCGGCGTTGCAGGCGTTGCTGACGCAGCACGAACGACCGATGCGCGCTTTTGACGGCGAGACGCTTGGCGCGAGCGGGTACGGCATCACGATCGCGAACGTCGCGCACGACGCGTTACATGCCATCGAGCACGCTTCACGTGAACGACGCGGCGAAGCAGGATCATCATGA
- a CDS encoding tRNA(His) guanylyltransferase Thg1 family protein — translation MNNNDFEARLRALEYYHNLKLLPGAWTVLRVDGRGFSTFTATRFAKPFDERMSAFMTETARALLEEFGGVYAYTESDEISVLFPPSWTLFDRELEKLVSLSAGFASATFSLACGARATFDSRVWLGVKEQDVVDYFRWRQADAARCALNGLAYWTLRQEGKSVAEATRILEGQTVAFKNELLFERGVNFNEVPAWQRRGVGVYWETYEKDGFNPVTNEVVKATRRRVKIDTDLPMKDAYDAFLRRLLDDVM, via the coding sequence ATGAACAACAATGACTTCGAAGCGCGCCTGCGCGCCCTGGAGTACTACCACAACCTCAAACTCCTGCCCGGCGCGTGGACGGTCTTGCGCGTCGACGGGCGCGGCTTCTCCACGTTCACGGCGACGCGCTTCGCCAAGCCGTTCGACGAACGCATGAGCGCCTTCATGACTGAAACCGCGCGGGCACTTCTCGAAGAATTCGGGGGCGTGTACGCGTACACGGAAAGCGACGAGATCAGCGTCCTCTTCCCGCCGTCGTGGACGCTGTTCGACCGGGAACTCGAAAAGCTCGTGAGCCTCTCGGCGGGCTTCGCCTCGGCGACGTTCAGCCTCGCGTGCGGGGCACGCGCGACCTTCGACAGCCGCGTGTGGCTCGGCGTGAAGGAGCAGGACGTCGTGGATTACTTTCGCTGGCGGCAAGCGGACGCGGCGCGCTGCGCCCTCAACGGCCTCGCGTACTGGACGCTGCGGCAAGAAGGCAAGAGCGTCGCCGAAGCCACGCGAATTCTCGAAGGGCAAACGGTGGCCTTCAAGAACGAGTTGCTGTTCGAGCGCGGCGTGAACTTCAACGAGGTGCCCGCCTGGCAGCGGCGCGGCGTCGGCGTGTACTGGGAAACGTACGAGAAGGACGGCTTCAATCCCGTCACGAACGAGGTCGTGAAAGCAACGCGCCGCCGCGTGAAGATCGACACCGACCTGCCGATGAAAGACGCGTACGACGCCTTTCTACGGCGCCTACTGGATGACGTGATGTGA
- a CDS encoding ATP-binding protein, translated as MLFVGLQGAGKSTLYQARFAASHALVSKDLFPNNRNKTRRQLQLVAEALQAGRSVVVDNTNPTVEERVDLIALGRAYEARLVGYFFVPNVRGSLERNRRREGKARVPDVAVFATLKRLQAPTFAEGFDTLFDVRLESDTFQIQERLLR; from the coding sequence GTGCTCTTCGTCGGGTTGCAAGGCGCCGGCAAGTCCACCTTGTACCAAGCGCGTTTCGCCGCGTCGCACGCCCTCGTCAGCAAGGACCTCTTCCCCAACAACCGCAACAAGACGAGACGGCAGCTTCAACTCGTCGCCGAAGCGCTGCAAGCGGGACGAAGCGTCGTCGTGGACAACACCAACCCGACGGTCGAAGAGCGAGTGGACCTCATCGCCCTCGGGCGGGCATACGAAGCGCGCCTCGTCGGGTACTTCTTCGTGCCGAACGTGCGCGGCTCGCTGGAACGCAATCGACGCCGCGAAGGCAAGGCGCGCGTACCCGACGTCGCCGTCTTCGCGACTTTGAAGCGCCTCCAAGCCCCGACCTTCGCCGAAGGCTTCGACACGCTCTTCGACGTGCGCCTCGAAAGCGACACCTTCCAAATCCAAGAAAGACTTCTGCGATGA
- a CDS encoding ATP-grasp domain-containing protein, with amino-acid sequence MLLVPAMPFAGRTPDEAYAPEVDAAERHGLPHALLDLEALLDGHLTRALRWLPRHLDASPLVYRGWMLRPEAYDALHAALIERGARLLTDPSAYRFTHLLPSWYDALRDDTPRSTWIPGDTPSDVNHAHVDAALDTFGGSPLIVKDYVKSRKHEWSQACFIPDASDRPSARHVIDTFLARQGRDLVGGLVLREFERFAALSAHSKSGMPLTREHRLFVLDGKVVLSSEYWEEGEYHGETVPIHAFEALAARVPSRFFTMDVAKREDGAWRVVELGDGQVAGLPERANVDALFAALARLT; translated from the coding sequence GAGCGGCACGGGCTGCCTCACGCGCTGCTCGACCTCGAAGCCCTCCTCGACGGCCACCTCACCCGCGCCCTGCGCTGGCTACCCCGCCACCTCGACGCCTCCCCCCTCGTGTACCGCGGGTGGATGCTGCGCCCCGAAGCGTACGACGCCCTGCACGCCGCGCTGATCGAACGCGGCGCCCGCCTTCTCACCGACCCGAGCGCGTACCGCTTCACGCACCTCCTGCCCAGTTGGTACGACGCGCTGCGCGACGACACCCCCCGCAGCACTTGGATTCCCGGCGACACGCCCAGCGACGTCAACCACGCGCACGTCGACGCCGCCCTCGACACCTTCGGCGGCTCGCCCCTCATCGTCAAGGACTACGTCAAAAGCCGCAAGCACGAGTGGTCCCAGGCCTGCTTCATTCCCGACGCGAGCGACCGCCCGTCCGCTCGGCACGTCATCGACACCTTCCTCGCGCGGCAAGGCCGCGACCTCGTCGGCGGCCTCGTCCTGCGCGAATTCGAACGCTTCGCGGCGCTCAGCGCGCACTCGAAAAGCGGCATGCCGCTCACGCGCGAACACCGCCTCTTCGTCCTCGACGGAAAGGTCGTGCTCAGCAGCGAGTACTGGGAAGAAGGCGAGTACCACGGCGAGACCGTGCCCATCCACGCGTTCGAAGCGCTCGCCGCGCGCGTGCCCAGCCGCTTCTTCACGATGGACGTCGCGAAACGTGAGGACGGCGCGTGGCGCGTGGTGGAACTCGGCGACGGGCAAGTTGCCGGCCTGCCGGAACGCGCGAACGTCGACGCGCTCTTCGCGGCCCTCGCGCGCCTGACCTGA